The following coding sequences lie in one Aricia agestis chromosome 10, ilAriAges1.1, whole genome shotgun sequence genomic window:
- the LOC121731325 gene encoding midnolin homolog, with the protein MERATGTEVYGCGSPQSSDITLNIQTTTGGNFSISLNGKNTVEHLKKLVSKKLKVSKDRICLLHRERQLRDGTLVENGLLDGSRVILLPSVETGLLSQRPENSVMQALESLNDTQVNDFLSGKSPLNLTMRLGDHMMLIQLQLSTLNSSSSGGTRTLRTSTPTKSSSVRTKCDTKEGHVATQKVLQCEENYQNIDKPKPSQLHVLHKQDLDMIQNAIDLYHTIAEEKYGAKSDKDKEETLDSSNCTLSDLSDTSIDNEQSPIKSLSNLVSNPIDVSSAEVRENITNSVKTSLMDLLACSKLSAEAMPSTSGGCDKPHPSTSHTPDSSLSDDSDNFTEQSNFLAESTIDEYPMEHLFNSAVDKGLFEEQDESMMDREISNLATTSHGNQPSTSCTLPPFQSLNEPLKNKRFQYLLHKTSKFKHPIGQNKQKAFVQSVVNKHKKRIQVQEANAPQPSTSRTEPFVSSVKKPLHSSQTDDSPAPCTSKQTSFKAPDAPKKPQRSSPTPPVDTKALIEASKNLTQKLKKLSKEVLTNKIDLRAAEETARTKIGPGAVIESMKHHGKGIYSGTFSGTLNPALQDRYGRPKRDISTIIHILNDLLCAAPPIAIAQKESKHSCTVSEEPSKCPGCSQPSCSYGQCDGHTPTTSKSCLCEHKMCQCNRVETCSSCDAKSTTADICKKCELAKTLAMENSKTKCKLEQLRLVMQQKKQRREARKLKTLPYTPPKNITTPEQPAKIQEEIETVA; encoded by the exons ACAACTGAGGGACGGAACTCTCGTAGAAAACGGCCTGCTAGACGGATCGCGAGTTATTTTGCTGCCGAGCGTAGAGACGGGCCTTCTG agtCAAAGACCAGAAAATTCAGTGATGCAAGCGTTAGAATCTTTGAATGACACTCAAGTGAACGACTTCCTCAGTGGCAAATCACCACTGAATCTTACAATGAGGTTAGGGGACCACATGATGCtgatacagctgcagctgtccACTCTGAACTCTAGTTCCTCAGGTGGCACACGCACCTTGCGCACCTCCACACCCACTAAATCTTCCTCGGTCCGTACAAAATGTGACACAAAGGAAGGCCATGTGGCTACACAAAAAGTTCTACAATGCGAGGAAAATTACCAAAATATTGACAAACCTAAGCCCAGCCAATTGCATGTTTTACATAAGCAGGACTTGGACATGATACAGAATGCAATAGACCTGTATCACACAATAGCAGAGGAGAAATATGGGGCAAAGTCGGACAAAGACAAAGAGGAAACACTTGACAGCTCCAACTGTACACTATCAGACTTGTCTGACACATCCATAGACAATGAGCAGTCCCCTATCAAGTCTTTATCTAATTTAGTGTCAAACCCTATTGATGTTTCCTCGGCGGAGGTGAGAGAGAATATAACAAATTCAGTTAAAACGAGTTTAATGGACCTCCTTGCTTGTAGTAAATTGAGTGCTGAGGCTATGCCTTCAACAAGTGGGGGGTGCGATAAGCCCCATCCGTCTACTTCACACACACCTGACAGCTCCCTGAGTGATGATAGCGATAACTTTACTGAACAAAGCAATTTTCTTGCCGAGAGTACAATAGATGAGTATCCAATGGAGCATTTATTCAACAGTGCCGTAGACAAAGGATTGTTTGAGGAGCAGGACGAGTCCATGATGGACAGGGAGATATCCAATTTAGCGACAACGAGTCATGGAAACCAGCCGTCTACGTCTTGCACATTACCTCCATTCCAAAGTTTGAATGAACcgttaaaaaataaacggtTTCAGTATCTACTTCACAAGACTTCCAAATTCAAACATCCTATAGGTCAAAACAAACAGAAGGCGTTTGTACAGTCTGTTGTGAATAAACACAAGAAAAGAATACAGGTGCAAGAAGCGAACGCCCCACAGCCTTCGACTTCAAGAACGGAGCCTTTTGTTTCTAGTGTTAAGAAGCCTTTACACAGTAGCCAAACTGATGACTCGCCTGCCCCCTGTACTTCTAAACAGACATCCTTCAAAGCCCCAGATGCTCCTAAAAAGCCCCAAAGGTCTTCCCCGACACCTCCTGTAGACACTAAGGCCCTCATAGAAGCATCAAAGAATTTAACTCAGAAACTCAAGAAACTGTCAAAGGAGGTATTAACTAATAAGATTGATCTCAGAGCAGCAGAAGAGACAGCGCGCACGAAGATCGGGCCTGGGGCTGTGATAGAGTCCATGAAACACCATGGCAAAGGAATTTACTCAGGAACATTTTCGGGCACCCTCAATCCTGCACTACAAGAcag ataTGGACGACCAAAGAGAGATATATCAACAATAATTCACATTCTGAATGACTTGCTTTGTGCTGCTCCACCTATTGCAATAGCACAG AAGGAGTCAAAGCATTCCTGCACAGTGTCAGAGGAGCCTAGCAAATGTCCTGGATGCAGTCAGCCGTCGTGCTCATACGGACAGTGCGACGGTCACACTCCAACCACCAGCAAGTCCTGTCTCTGCGAGCACAAGATGTGTCAGTGCAACCGAGTGGAAACCTGCTCATCCTGCGACGCCAAATCCACCACCGCCGATATTTGTAAAAAGTGCGAACTCGCGAAAACGTTAGCGATGGAAAATTCAAAGACTAAATGCAAGCTGGAGCAACTCAGGCTGGTCATGCAACAGAAGAAACAGAGACGCGAGGCCAGAAAGTTGAAAACGCTGCCTTACACTCCGCCTAAGAATATAACGACGCCGGAGCAGCCGGCCAAGATACAGGAGGAGATTGAGACGGTTGCTTAA